One Paenibacillus riograndensis SBR5 DNA segment encodes these proteins:
- the serS gene encoding serine--tRNA ligase gives MLDVKILRSDYARVEEALNKRGKSLELIAGFPQLDLRRRELLQETEGLKNRRNTVSGEVAKKKKNGEPADDLIAEMRTVSDRIKELDDEVRELETRIEELTMNIPNIPHESVPVGKSEEENVEIRRWSQPREFGFTPKSHWELAQQLDIIDFEAAAKVTGSRFAFYKGLGARLERALINFMMDLHSGEHNYEEMLPPYIVNKDSLYGTGQLPKFEEDLFKLRDTEYYLIPTAEVPVTNYYREEILTAADLPKYHVAYSSCFRSEAGSAGRDTRGLIRQHQFNKVELVKLTTPETSYEELEKMTADAERVLQLLELPYRVLGLCTGDMGFTSAKTYDLEVWLPESGMYREISSCSNTEDFQARRANIRYRKEPKAKPEFVHTLNGSALAVGRTVAAILENYQQEDGTVLIPAVLQPYMRNVKAISPKAAQ, from the coding sequence GTGCTGGATGTAAAGATATTGCGCAGTGATTATGCCAGAGTAGAAGAAGCATTGAATAAGAGAGGTAAATCGCTTGAATTGATTGCCGGATTTCCCCAGCTGGATCTGCGCCGCCGTGAGCTGCTGCAGGAAACGGAGGGGCTGAAGAACCGCCGTAATACTGTATCTGGTGAAGTGGCGAAAAAGAAGAAGAACGGTGAGCCTGCGGATGATCTAATTGCTGAGATGCGCACCGTATCTGACCGGATTAAAGAGCTGGACGATGAAGTAAGAGAGCTGGAGACCCGTATTGAGGAATTAACCATGAACATTCCTAATATCCCTCATGAATCGGTGCCCGTAGGCAAGTCCGAGGAAGAGAATGTGGAAATCCGCCGGTGGTCGCAGCCGCGTGAGTTTGGATTTACACCGAAGTCGCATTGGGAGCTGGCACAGCAGCTGGATATCATTGACTTTGAAGCCGCTGCCAAGGTCACAGGCTCTCGTTTTGCTTTTTACAAGGGGCTTGGAGCGCGTCTGGAACGTGCACTGATCAACTTCATGATGGATCTTCACAGCGGGGAACATAATTATGAGGAGATGCTGCCGCCTTATATTGTTAATAAGGACAGCCTATACGGTACCGGCCAGCTTCCTAAGTTCGAGGAGGATCTCTTCAAGCTGCGGGATACCGAATATTATCTGATACCTACTGCTGAGGTTCCAGTGACGAATTACTACCGGGAGGAAATTCTGACGGCTGCAGATTTGCCGAAGTATCATGTGGCCTACAGCTCTTGTTTCCGTTCTGAAGCAGGCTCGGCCGGCCGGGATACACGCGGGCTGATCCGCCAGCATCAGTTCAACAAGGTGGAACTGGTGAAGCTCACCACACCAGAAACCTCATATGAGGAACTGGAGAAGATGACGGCGGACGCTGAACGTGTGCTGCAGCTCCTGGAACTGCCATATCGCGTACTGGGCCTCTGTACGGGCGATATGGGCTTCACTTCTGCTAAGACGTACGATCTTGAGGTGTGGCTGCCAGAGAGCGGTATGTACCGTGAAATCTCCTCCTGCTCGAATACAGAGGACTTCCAGGCCAGACGGGCTAACATCCGGTACCGCAAGGAGCCTAAAGCTAAGCCGGAATTTGTCCATACACTGAATGGCTCCGCACTTGCTGTTGGCCGTACGGTAGCCGCTATTCTGGAGAATTATCAGCAGGAAGACGGTACAGTATTGATTCCTGCAGTACTGCAGCCGTATATGCGGAATGTGAAAGCGATCAGTCCGAAGGCTGCTCAATAA
- the guaB gene encoding IMP dehydrogenase: MWEDKFGKEGLTFDDVLLVPRKSEVLPKEVDLSTVLSKNVKLNIPLMSAGMDTVTEAAMAIAIAREGGIGIIHKNMSVEQQAEEVDRVKRSESGVITNPFSLTPDHWVSDAEVLMGKYRISGVPIVDEGNKLVGILTNRDLRFIHDFNIQIKEVMTHENLVTAAVGTTLQEAEVILQRHKIEKLPLVDENNILKGLITIKDIEKAIQFPNGAKDAQGRLLVGAAIGISKDTFERTEALIKAGVDLITVDSAHGHHINIIDAVRKLRELYPDLTIVAGNVATGEATRELIEAGASVVKVGIGPGSICTTRVIAGIGVPQITAIYDCATVAREYGIPIIADGGIKYSGEITKAIAAGASAVMMGSLFAGTEESPGESEIYQGRKFKVYRGMGSMSAMKQGSKDRYFQDDDKKLVPEGIEGRVAFKGSLSDTVHQLLGGLRSGMGYCGTKTLTELRNDTSFIRITGAGLRESHPHDVQITKEAPNYSL; the protein is encoded by the coding sequence GTGTGGGAAGATAAGTTTGGCAAAGAAGGATTAACTTTTGATGATGTGCTGCTGGTGCCGCGTAAATCCGAGGTGCTGCCGAAGGAAGTGGATTTGTCTACGGTACTGAGCAAGAATGTGAAGCTGAACATTCCTTTGATGAGCGCGGGTATGGATACGGTCACTGAAGCAGCCATGGCAATCGCCATTGCACGTGAGGGCGGCATCGGTATTATTCATAAGAATATGTCCGTGGAGCAGCAGGCGGAAGAGGTAGACCGTGTGAAGCGCTCCGAGAGTGGCGTTATCACGAATCCTTTTTCGCTTACTCCAGACCACTGGGTATCCGACGCTGAAGTCCTGATGGGTAAATACCGTATTTCCGGTGTGCCTATCGTAGATGAAGGCAACAAACTGGTTGGTATTTTGACCAACAGAGATTTGCGCTTTATCCATGACTTCAATATTCAGATCAAAGAAGTCATGACGCATGAGAACCTGGTAACAGCTGCTGTGGGCACTACGCTCCAGGAAGCTGAAGTCATCCTGCAGCGCCATAAGATTGAGAAACTGCCCCTGGTGGATGAGAACAACATTCTTAAGGGTCTGATTACTATAAAAGATATCGAGAAGGCCATCCAATTCCCGAATGGTGCTAAGGATGCGCAGGGCCGGCTGCTCGTAGGCGCAGCAATTGGAATATCCAAGGATACGTTCGAACGGACAGAAGCTTTGATAAAAGCCGGGGTCGACCTTATTACTGTAGACTCTGCACATGGCCATCATATCAATATCATTGATGCCGTCCGCAAGTTGCGCGAGCTGTATCCGGATCTTACCATTGTAGCTGGCAATGTAGCCACCGGGGAAGCTACCCGTGAACTGATTGAAGCCGGAGCTTCGGTGGTCAAGGTTGGGATTGGACCTGGATCGATCTGTACAACTCGCGTAATCGCCGGTATTGGCGTACCTCAAATTACAGCCATTTATGATTGTGCAACGGTAGCCCGTGAATACGGTATTCCTATTATCGCAGACGGCGGAATCAAATACTCCGGAGAGATTACCAAGGCTATTGCTGCAGGAGCATCTGCTGTCATGATGGGCAGTTTGTTCGCGGGTACGGAAGAAAGCCCTGGGGAATCCGAAATTTATCAGGGACGTAAATTCAAAGTCTATCGTGGCATGGGCAGTATGAGCGCCATGAAGCAAGGCAGTAAAGACCGTTATTTCCAGGATGATGATAAGAAGCTGGTTCCTGAAGGTATTGAAGGCCGTGTAGCTTTTAAAGGATCGCTTTCGGATACGGTTCATCAGCTTCTAGGCGGACTTCGTTCAGGTATGGGGTATTGCGGAACCAAGACACTGACGGAGCTTCGCAACGACACTTCCTTTATCCGGATTACCGGAGCCGGTCTGCGCGAGAGTCACCCGCATGACGTACAAATTACTAAGGAAGCTCCTAACTACTCCCTATAG
- a CDS encoding GNAT family N-acetyltransferase, translating to MNQKLYDTSHGIYISLLQVQDADVLLRLRLRNKEHHQPFEPLRDEDYFTLESQQRLIAQRVEDSLEDRGYMFGIFLLDGMLIGQITISNVVRGVGQFADIGYFIDYALQGQGYTSAAVGLILKFAFRSLGLHRVQAAILLHNHGSRRVLEKNGFLAEGIARRFIKINGQWQDHRTYAILADDVRPQE from the coding sequence ATGAATCAGAAGTTATATGACACGTCACATGGCATTTATATTTCTCTGCTCCAGGTCCAGGATGCTGATGTACTCCTCCGGCTGCGGCTGCGCAATAAAGAACATCATCAACCCTTTGAACCGCTGCGGGACGAGGACTACTTCACACTGGAGAGCCAGCAGCGGCTCATTGCTCAGCGTGTGGAGGACTCCCTGGAGGACCGGGGCTACATGTTCGGTATATTTTTACTTGATGGCATGCTGATTGGACAGATTACGATCTCTAATGTAGTACGTGGGGTTGGACAGTTTGCGGATATAGGCTATTTCATTGATTATGCGCTGCAGGGACAAGGATACACCAGCGCAGCCGTAGGCCTTATCCTGAAGTTCGCCTTCCGCTCCCTTGGCCTGCATAGAGTGCAAGCCGCCATTCTGCTTCATAATCACGGCTCCCGCCGGGTCTTGGAGAAGAACGGGTTCCTGGCTGAGGGCATAGCCCGCCGTTTTATTAAAATAAATGGACAATGGCAGGATCACCGCACTTACGCTATTCTCGCTGATGATGTCCGGCCACAGGAGTAA
- a CDS encoding DUF6612 family protein has product MKRKWGLSAAALLLTAAVILPGCANKEQAPKEALKSAAIKATTLKSYEMKSKLVINNLAIDAPANGESDGSTAQVLSMLKNADITIDGVYQADPMQTEMTMVLNLKGDMTMSFTIPMVITKEKVYFKIPSIPFLPLPETVVGKFVELDLKELAEQGGTEWNPGSLDTQKMQKLSNEVLNTLMGEYDDTTYFKNIKPKDAALPEGVEADQVVQFNVTNDNVKEALTILVNNALPKIIDIVSKPEYKDVLKIDDADMAKFKEELNSSDARAEFDKDLADLGKYLTINKFNLNTAINKDDFPVYQDLLMDIKVNDPDKGENVSLSLTASNQYSKINEKQTFTIGIPQGDDVITMDELQQEFGSIGSSY; this is encoded by the coding sequence ATGAAGAGAAAATGGGGGTTGTCCGCTGCCGCACTGCTGCTAACCGCTGCAGTAATTTTACCCGGCTGCGCCAACAAGGAGCAAGCGCCTAAGGAGGCACTGAAATCTGCTGCGATCAAAGCGACCACTCTGAAATCGTATGAGATGAAGAGTAAGCTGGTGATTAATAATCTGGCTATAGATGCGCCGGCAAACGGCGAGTCGGATGGGTCAACAGCCCAGGTGCTCAGTATGCTGAAAAACGCCGATATCACTATTGACGGTGTTTATCAGGCAGATCCAATGCAGACCGAAATGACGATGGTACTCAATCTGAAGGGTGATATGACGATGTCCTTCACGATTCCAATGGTCATAACTAAGGAGAAGGTATATTTCAAAATACCGTCGATCCCATTCCTGCCGCTTCCGGAAACAGTGGTCGGCAAGTTTGTAGAGCTTGATCTGAAGGAGCTGGCTGAGCAGGGAGGAACCGAATGGAATCCTGGTTCTCTTGATACTCAGAAGATGCAGAAGCTCTCCAATGAGGTGCTTAACACATTGATGGGCGAGTATGATGATACAACATACTTCAAGAACATTAAGCCGAAGGACGCCGCTTTGCCCGAGGGTGTGGAAGCAGATCAGGTGGTTCAGTTCAACGTAACCAATGACAACGTCAAAGAGGCGCTTACGATTCTTGTAAATAATGCCTTGCCGAAGATTATCGATATCGTGAGCAAACCGGAATATAAGGATGTTCTGAAAATTGACGATGCCGACATGGCTAAATTCAAAGAAGAGCTGAATTCCAGTGATGCCCGCGCAGAATTCGATAAGGACTTGGCCGATTTAGGCAAATATCTGACCATCAACAAATTCAATCTGAATACAGCGATCAACAAAGATGATTTTCCGGTGTATCAGGATCTTCTGATGGACATTAAGGTGAACGATCCAGACAAGGGCGAGAATGTCAGCTTGTCCTTAACCGCCAGCAATCAATACAGTAAAATCAATGAAAAGCAGACCTTCACCATCGGCATTCCTCAGGGAGACGATGTTATTACGATGGATGAGCTGCAGCAGGAATTTGGAAGCATCGGCAGCTCCTACTAA
- the tadA gene encoding tRNA adenosine(34) deaminase TadA, translating to MSLNSINDELSSEELAVHEYWMKEAIAEARKAEALGEVPIGAVVVRDGKIIGRGYNLRETTMDSTAHAEMVAIREASALLGSWRLLDCHLYVTLEPCPMCAGAMVQSRVPLTVFGTPDPKAGCAGTLMNLLKEPRFNHRTEVIQGILQQECAGLLTTFFQQLRKKSSK from the coding sequence ATGAGCTTGAACAGTATAAATGATGAACTGTCCTCTGAGGAATTGGCGGTTCATGAATATTGGATGAAAGAAGCAATTGCGGAGGCCCGCAAAGCGGAAGCTTTAGGCGAGGTTCCCATAGGAGCCGTAGTTGTCCGTGATGGAAAGATTATCGGCCGCGGCTATAACCTGCGGGAGACAACGATGGATTCCACCGCCCATGCGGAGATGGTTGCGATTCGTGAAGCCAGTGCCTTGCTTGGTTCGTGGCGTCTCCTGGATTGCCACCTGTACGTTACCTTGGAGCCCTGCCCTATGTGTGCAGGGGCCATGGTCCAGTCCAGAGTGCCGCTTACGGTCTTCGGCACCCCGGATCCCAAAGCCGGCTGTGCAGGCACACTCATGAATCTTCTGAAGGAACCGCGCTTTAATCACCGCACCGAGGTCATTCAAGGTATATTGCAGCAGGAATGCGCTGGACTGCTGACCACTTTTTTCCAGCAGCTGCGCAAGAAATCTTCAAAGTAA
- the pdxT gene encoding pyridoxal 5'-phosphate synthase glutaminase subunit PdxT, with the protein MKIGVLALQGAVTEHIVSIEKTGAQGLPIKRAEQLEEIEGLIIPGGESTTIGKLMRKYGFIEAIRDFAGRGKPVFGTCAGMIVLAKRIDGGEPAHLELMDITVARNAFGRQRESFECDLDVKGIDEPVRAVFIRAPLITEVGPDVDVLTVYKDEIVTARQGNLLVSSFHPELTDDYRLHQYFADMVEHSAAANQ; encoded by the coding sequence ATGAAGATAGGGGTGCTGGCGCTTCAAGGCGCAGTAACAGAGCATATTGTTAGTATAGAAAAGACCGGGGCGCAAGGCCTGCCCATTAAACGCGCAGAGCAGCTGGAAGAGATCGAGGGATTGATCATTCCGGGCGGTGAGAGCACGACGATTGGCAAGCTCATGCGCAAATATGGCTTTATTGAGGCGATTCGTGATTTTGCCGGCCGGGGTAAGCCTGTTTTTGGAACATGCGCCGGAATGATCGTACTGGCTAAGCGTATTGATGGCGGCGAGCCCGCACATTTAGAGCTGATGGACATTACAGTTGCCCGGAATGCCTTTGGACGCCAGCGCGAAAGTTTTGAATGTGATCTGGATGTCAAAGGGATCGACGAGCCGGTACGTGCTGTCTTTATTCGTGCGCCGCTCATTACAGAGGTTGGACCGGATGTGGATGTACTCACGGTCTATAAGGATGAGATTGTGACTGCCCGACAGGGGAATTTGCTTGTATCCTCTTTTCATCCGGAGTTGACAGATGATTATAGGCTGCACCAATACTTTGCTGACATGGTAGAGCATAGCGCAGCAGCCAATCAATAG
- a CDS encoding small acid-soluble spore protein P, translating to MSKPKSMPAPGSEDNHQERRKEHKFSGPEPLSGSKKVKQANHVDHHNRQG from the coding sequence ATGAGCAAACCCAAAAGCATGCCTGCGCCAGGTTCGGAAGATAACCATCAGGAGCGCCGGAAGGAACATAAGTTCTCCGGACCTGAACCGCTTTCCGGCTCCAAAAAGGTTAAGCAGGCTAACCATGTAGATCATCATAACCGTCAAGGCTGA
- the pdxS gene encoding pyridoxal 5'-phosphate synthase lyase subunit PdxS produces METGTSRVKRGMAEMQKGGVIMDVMNAEQAKIAEAAGAVAVMALERVPSDIRAAGGVARMADPTIVEEVIKVVSIPVMAKARIGHYVEAKVLESLGVDYLDESEVLTPADEVFHINKREFTVPFVCGAKDLGEALRRINEGASMIRTKGEPGTGNIVEAVRHMRYINSQIRKVTNLSLDELYNEAKTLGVPYDLLLEVHELGKLPVVNFAAGGVATPADAALMMHLGADGVFVGSGIFKSDNPEKFARAIVEATTHFTDYKLIAEVSKNLGTPMKGIDIASLSPAERMSERGR; encoded by the coding sequence ATGGAAACAGGAACATCGCGAGTAAAAAGAGGCATGGCAGAAATGCAAAAAGGCGGCGTCATTATGGACGTCATGAATGCAGAACAGGCAAAAATTGCTGAGGCTGCGGGAGCAGTAGCCGTTATGGCTCTGGAACGCGTCCCTTCTGATATTCGTGCAGCAGGCGGAGTGGCCCGGATGGCCGACCCTACCATTGTGGAAGAGGTTATCAAGGTAGTAAGCATCCCCGTGATGGCCAAAGCCCGTATCGGACATTATGTAGAAGCGAAGGTTCTGGAATCCCTCGGTGTGGATTATTTGGATGAGAGTGAAGTGCTGACTCCCGCTGATGAAGTGTTCCATATTAACAAGCGTGAATTTACTGTTCCGTTTGTATGTGGAGCCAAAGATCTGGGCGAAGCTCTACGCCGCATTAATGAAGGTGCATCCATGATCCGTACCAAAGGCGAGCCAGGAACCGGCAACATTGTTGAGGCTGTACGTCATATGCGCTATATTAACAGCCAGATCCGTAAAGTAACCAATCTTTCATTGGACGAGCTCTATAATGAAGCCAAGACTCTCGGTGTTCCCTACGATTTGCTTCTTGAAGTTCATGAATTGGGAAAACTGCCGGTAGTTAACTTTGCTGCAGGCGGTGTGGCAACTCCGGCTGATGCTGCTTTGATGATGCATCTGGGAGCGGATGGTGTTTTTGTGGGCTCCGGTATTTTCAAATCCGATAATCCTGAGAAGTTTGCCCGTGCAATCGTTGAGGCTACTACTCACTTCACGGACTATAAATTGATTGCTGAAGTATCCAAGAACCTCGGTACCCCGATGAAGGGGATCGATATTGCCTCATTGTCGCCGGCAGAACGCATGTCGGAGCGCGGCCGTTAA
- a CDS encoding D-alanyl-D-alanine carboxypeptidase family protein, with protein sequence MKTATVGLLLNILASPVNSALADAVKTPATTESGTAATNKTKAKATAAKIPSVESLGLKLRSAVLLEPTTGEVLLSLNADVPLPPASMTKMMTEYLVTEAVNKGQLSWDQKVVVQENASKQIGSRIFLAQGDEHTVKELYIAMAVGSANDATVALAEEVAGSEQEFVAMMNETAQKMGMKTAYFINSTGLNRADMPAKFQPDTDRETVMSAMDAAILAKHIVTDHPDFTDFTTIQSYKFRDRDKAPMINYNWMLEANKNVTNFKAYAYPGLDGLKTGHTNDAGNCFTGTAVRDGMRLISVVMGADSEPHRFTETKKVLDFGFNNFEVKQVVAPKAVIAGNETVPVLKGKNKTVPVVTDAGVTFIVPKGTASPQIKTAVVINDPATLVAPIAGASKVGKVTYSYQVEGITQVQEKTVNLITAEEAEKAGWFKLLMRAIGEFFGDLFKGIKNLF encoded by the coding sequence ATGAAGACAGCGACAGTAGGTCTGCTTTTAAATATCCTCGCTTCTCCCGTAAATTCCGCGCTGGCTGATGCGGTGAAGACACCGGCAACCACAGAATCAGGCACAGCAGCTACCAATAAAACAAAGGCCAAAGCAACTGCAGCCAAGATTCCTTCGGTAGAGTCGTTGGGATTGAAACTGAGATCTGCCGTTCTGCTGGAGCCTACCACCGGTGAGGTGCTCTTGTCGCTAAATGCAGATGTGCCCCTGCCACCGGCAAGCATGACCAAAATGATGACCGAGTACCTCGTCACCGAAGCCGTTAACAAAGGCCAGTTATCATGGGATCAGAAAGTCGTGGTACAGGAGAATGCGTCCAAGCAGATTGGTTCGCGTATTTTTCTGGCACAAGGTGACGAACACACAGTCAAAGAGCTATACATAGCCATGGCGGTAGGCTCTGCAAATGATGCTACGGTAGCTTTGGCAGAAGAGGTTGCCGGATCTGAGCAGGAGTTCGTTGCTATGATGAACGAAACTGCTCAGAAGATGGGAATGAAGACGGCCTATTTCATCAATTCCACCGGCTTGAACCGGGCGGATATGCCTGCAAAGTTCCAGCCTGACACAGATCGTGAAACGGTAATGTCCGCTATGGATGCGGCCATTCTCGCCAAACATATTGTCACCGACCATCCGGATTTCACAGATTTTACGACCATTCAGTCCTACAAATTCCGTGATCGCGATAAAGCGCCGATGATTAACTATAACTGGATGCTGGAAGCGAACAAGAATGTTACCAACTTCAAAGCTTACGCTTATCCGGGGCTTGATGGTTTGAAGACTGGACATACTAATGACGCTGGCAACTGCTTCACCGGTACTGCTGTACGGGATGGCATGCGGCTGATTAGTGTTGTAATGGGGGCAGATTCGGAGCCGCACCGGTTCACGGAAACGAAGAAGGTGCTTGATTTTGGCTTCAATAATTTTGAGGTTAAGCAGGTTGTAGCGCCTAAGGCTGTCATTGCAGGCAACGAAACCGTTCCTGTGTTAAAAGGCAAAAACAAAACTGTCCCTGTTGTGACGGATGCCGGCGTTACTTTTATCGTGCCTAAGGGTACTGCATCCCCACAGATCAAAACCGCTGTGGTCATCAATGATCCGGCAACGTTGGTTGCACCGATTGCCGGAGCCAGCAAGGTGGGCAAAGTGACTTACTCCTACCAGGTAGAAGGTATTACTCAAGTTCAAGAGAAGACCGTTAACCTGATTACAGCTGAAGAAGCGGAGAAGGCAGGCTGGTTCAAGCTGCTGATGAGAGCAATTGGAGAGTTTTTTGGCGATCTGTTTAAAGGAATTAAGAACTTGTTCTAA